The DNA window TTTCTGGTGGGGTTCCTGTGGTATTATGGGATGTCGCCAGTGTGGGCGGCACTGGCGGTACTTATCTATTTTGCGTTGACGCTGGCGGTGATGCGCATGCGGGCGGAGCTGGGTCCGCCCGTGCATGACCTCCACTTCTCGGGACCTGACCATGTGATTACCCGTGCCTTCGGCACGGGCGCGCTGGATGGGCGCAGTCTGGCGTTGTTGAACTTCTTCTACTGGTTCAACCGCGCCTATCGCAGCCACCCGGTTCCCATCGTCATCGAGAGCCAGCGCATCGCCGGTTCGGTCAACGCCTCGCAAAAGCGGATGGCGGTCGCATTGATGCTGGCGGTGCTGGTAGGCGGGCTATCTTCGTTCTGGGCGTTTGTGCATCTGGGCTATCAGCTGGGAACAGCATCCAAGTTCTTTCAGGGCATCTGGTTCGGCAACGAGGCGTACAACCGTCTGGCAACATGGATTTCCAGCCCCACCGAACCCAACCCGCAGGCGAACTGGGCGATGGCGATTGGCTTTGGCATCTGTTCGTTGCTGATGTTTCTGCGGCTGAAACTGCTGTGGTTCCCATTTCATCCCATCGGCTTTGCCATCTCCGGCTCGTGGAGCATGAACCTCGTGTGGCTGCCGCTGTTTATCGCGTGGCTGATTAAGTGGCTGGTGCTGCGCTACGGCTCGTTGCAGACCTACCGCCGCTTCGAGCCTTTCTTCCTGGGCTTGATGCTGGGTGAGTTTATCGTGGGCAGTATCTGGAGCCTGCTGGGTATGGTCTACGACCTGCCCACCTACAGCTTCTGGGGCGCGTGAGGTAGGGAATATCCCCTGGCAGAGGATTAAAGCTTAGTTAAGCCGTCAGCCCCGCCTCCCCCGCGGCGAGGTTAATGAAAAACCTCCAAGAGCGTTGCGAATTGCCTGTTTTCCAGTTATACTGATAGGTGCAGATTCAGAGGGTAAAAGGAGCGGTTCGTCGTTTTGAGCAAGCAGCAGCAATACCGACAGGCCTTACAACAGCTGGGCAAGGTGGCACGGCAGGCGGTGTCCCAACCCGATATCGACCGATTTCTGGACTACGCGCTGGAAGAGGGCATGAAGCTGGTGGGAGGCTTTCGTGCCTTCATCGCACTCGTAGACGATGACGCGGGCGAACTGGTCATCCACAGCGCGCTGGGACCGGGTTGGGATGAGGAGAAACGGCAGCGCCGTTTGCAGGTGGCGCAGGAGGAAGGAAAGGGCATCACTGGCTACGTGGCTGCCACACAACGACCCTACTGCACAGGGGATGTGAATCATGACCCGCACTACTTGAAGTTCTTCGAGGATGTGGTCAGCGAGCTGGCGGTGCCCATTGTGGACGCTTACGGGCGCACGCGCGGTGTCATCAACATCGAGTCCGACCAGCCGGATGCCTTCGACGAGGAGGATGTGAGCTCGGTCGCTCTGCTGGCAGACCTGTGTTTGACGGCTTTAACCCTGCACCAGTCCCGCGTGCGACAGGAAGCGCTGGTGCAAATCGGCAACGAGCTGAGCACCTCGGAGGACCTGGACGACCTGATGCGCACGGTGCTGGATGTAGCGGCGAAGGTATTGCGCTTTGAAGACTGCTCGGTGTTCCTCATCGATGACGACCAGAAACGTCTGATCCTCGCCGCGTCCAGCGGTGCGCTGAAGGAGCAGGTGGGCAAGGTGTCTTATCCGCTGGGCGAGGGGCTAACCGGCTGGGTAGCGCAACACGGGGAGGCTGTGCGCACTGCGAACCCGCGCGAAGACCCCCGCTGGCGGGGCATCGCCATTGAAATGCCGGTGGAGCAAATCGGCGCGTTTCTGGCGGTTCCCGTATGGGGGCGGGAGCGCACGATTGGCGTCATCCGGGTAGTACGAAGGCGCAGTTTAGCGCCGTGGTTCGATAACTGTTTCACCGACGACGAGCTGGAGGTGCTTTCCGCCATCGGCAGCCAGCTGGGTTCGGCGATAGAGAGCCTGAACATGCGGCATCGGCTGGTGCAGACCGAGCGAATGGCAGCGTGGGGGGAGATGTCTGCCAAAGCCGCGCACATGATTGGCAACCGCACCTTTGCCATCAAAGGCGACCTGAACGAGGTGGAATACCTGCTGCAGCAGCCCGAGGTGAACCGCGAGGAGCTGACCGAGCTCATCGGCAGTATCCGGCGGGGGATTTCGCGTCTGGAGGAGATTCTGCATGAGTTTCGCGACTTCGTGATGGCTACCCACCTGAGCACGGGTGTGGACAACGTGAATAACATCATCGCCCAGACGGTGGCGGAGATATTCCCGCGCCGGGGGCCCGTGGAGCTGAAATTAGAGCTGGACTCCAGGCTGCCGGACATCCGATGCGACGCGGTGAAGCTGAAGCGTTGCTTCGCGGAGATGATAGAGAACTCGCTCAGTTTCCAGCCGGAGGGTGGAGAGCTGTTCATCCGCACCGGGCTGGTGGACTCGCGCGCCCTCCCCGTGCGATTGGGCGTGGCGCGCAACAAGCAGTTCGTACATGTACAGTTCTGTGATAAAGGACCGGGCGTGCCTGCCGACATCAAGGAGAAGATTTTCCAGCCCTTCTTCAGCTCGCGTGTCAAGGGGATGGGGCTGGGGCTGTCTATTGTCAAGGGGATTGTGGAAGCGCATCGCGGTTTCGTATACGAGGATGGCGTGCCCGGCAAGGGGGCTTGCTTCCATATTCTGCTTCCGGTCAACGGAAAGCCATCAGGTGAGCAAACGGACGTGAAAGAGCGATAGCGAGGAGGTGCTATGTACCGGATACTGGTGATCGATGACGAAGAAGAGGTGCGCCATGCGTTGCAACGCCGTCTACAGCGCGAAGGTTATCAGGTAGACGTTGCCGAGGGGGAAACCGATGGCATCGAGAAGATCAAGCAGGCGTCCCCCGCGTACGACGTGGTTATCACCGATATGGCGATGGAGAACCCCGACAGCGGGGTGCGCATTTTGGAGGCGGCGCTGGCGCACGACTTGTTCAGCGAGGTGATTGTGCTCACTGCGTACGGCAACGTGGCGAACGCCGTAGAGTGTATGCGCCGCGGCGCGTTCGACTATGTGGAGAAGAACATCCCGGGCGTCGATGTATACGAACTGCTGGTGCTCAAGATCGAGCAGGCGCTGGAGCGCCGCCGCTCCGCAGTGAACACCCTCCGCCGGATGGAAGAGATTACCCGCCGGTTGACCTCCTCCATGAGGCGTGGGGATTAGAAAATGTGATACGGCGGGTAGAATCAGCGCTTCTACCCGCCGGCACGCGACAGGGATATGCCTCTCATTATGCCGCCTTGCGCATCACGGCGTCTGCGACCTGAATGGAGACCACCTGGTCCAGGCGGATATCCTCGGCGTCGGTTATCAGGTATGCACCGTAGAGCGGCACATATCTGGCATCTTCAACAGTAGCCAGCGTCACGTGGGTGTTTCCTATGCGGTCTTTCCACACAATCTCGCAAAGCGAACCCACGTAAGCCTTGGCATCGTGCACTCCCATGTGCATTCCTCCCTTGGCTGGTGGGATGCCACCTTCTGTAGAGGATTTTCCATGTTCCTCCTGTGCGGGTACCTGAAGAGGATACGGGTAGCGCAAAAACCCCGCATTGCTACCGAAATGGAAGCGGAGGCGGGTATACTGGATGCGTAACGAGGGAACACCGGCGCGCGTCCTTACAGTATAGAGAGGTGTAGGCTGCGCCGGTATTCCAAAAGGAGGAAACTTCGTCATGCCAGAACCCACCGCCGAACTTCTCCGCCGCATCGTGGACGAGGTGGAGAAAGCCATTGTGGGCAAACGCCAGGTGGTTGAACTCGCAGTACTCACGCTGTTGTGTGACGGGCATCTTCTCATAGAAGATATCCCCGGCGTCGGCAAAACCACCCTCGCTAAAGCGCTGGCGCGCTCCATCGGCGGAAAGTTTCGCCGCATCCAGTTTACTCCAGACCTGTTGCCTGCGGATGTGACCGGCACCAACGTGTTCAATCCCAAGACGCTGGGCTTTGAACTGCACCCTGGGCCGGTCTTCGCCAACGTGGTTCTGGCAGACGAAATCAACCGGGCGACCCCCAAGACGCAGTCCAGTCTGCTGGAGTGCATGGAAGAGCGACAGGTTACCATCGACGGCGTCTCGCACCCATTGCCTCGCCCCTATTTTGTCATCGCCACGCAGAACAATGTGGAGATGCTGGGCACGTATCCGCTGCCGGAGGCGCAGATGGACCGCTTCTTCATGCGCCTGTCGCTGGGTTATCCTTCACAGCAGGATGAAGTGTTCATACTGGACCGCCAGCAGCAAGAGCATCCCCTGCAGCATGTGCAGCAGGTCACCGAGCCGGAGCAGATTGTCGATGCGCAGCAGGCAGTGCGCACGGTCTTCGTGCATGACGCCGTGCGACATTATATCGTCAGCCTCGTCAACGCCACCCGTCGTCACCCGCATGTGCAACTGGGCGCCAGTCCACGCGGCTCGCTCAATCTCATGCACGCAGCGCAGGCATACGCGGTGCTTCAAGGACGCGACTATGTGCTGCCTGACGATGTGAAAGCGGTGGCTGTCGCGGTGCTTTCCCATCGGCTTATCCTGAAGCCAGAGGCGCGGGTGCGCGGCGTTAGCGCGGAGCAGGTGGTCTCGGAAGTGCTGCAGCAGGTGGCGGTACCGCTAGGTGTGAGGGCGCAGAAATGACGGAGCAGTCGCAAATGCAACAGGCTACTCCCGGCTACCACGGGGTGAAGGTGCTGGCGGCGGTGCTGGCAAGCCTGTGTATCCTCACCGTGGCAATGACGCTCGGACTGGGACACCTGTACATGATGGCAGTGGCAACGGCGATGGTACCGTTACTGTCCTACTCGCTGGGTAAAAGGATGCTTCGCGGGCTGGAGGTGCGGCGAGAGGTTGCTGATGTCGCGTGGGACGGTCAGGCGGTTGCGGTGAAAGTGCATGTGCATAACCGGTCTGCCACCCCCAAATACTTCTTGCAGGCGCGGGACAATCTGCCCGAGCAAGCGGAGTTGGCGGAAGGCGATGGCGTCATTCCGCTGGCTGTTCCGGCGAGGGGCACACAGACGGCAGAGTATCAGGTGCGGTTTCAGCGTCGCGGAAGGTATACGCTCGGTCCGATGAACATCCGCGCCACCGACCCGCTGGGCATGTTCTTCTTTGAGCACCGCCTGCGCGAGCAGACAGAGGTTCTGGTACTACCATCCCCGCTGTCACTGCCACAGATGAACATGATTCGGGGGGCAACCTTCACCGCAGGGGGACTGCACTCTGCGCCGGTGCGCGGGGATAGTGTGGAGTTTCTCGGCATTCGGGAGTATGTGCCGGGCGACCCGCTACGGCGTGTGGACTGGAAACATTCCGCTCGCCATGGCGACCTGTTCGTGCGCGATTTCGAACGGTTCACGCAGAGCGAGGTCTGTGTGCTGCTGGACTGCTCGGCGGGCTTGCGCCACCTCCCCAACAGCTTCGAAGTCATGGTGAAGGCGGCAAGTGGCGCCCTGCATCAGGCGTATGCAGGTGGACTACCGTTCCGGATGCTGGTCGGGTTGCCGGAGGTGGATGGTCTGCCGGCCCGCTGCTCGGCGGAGCGGCTGTATGAGTGCCTTTATCGCCTTGCGGAGATTACCCCTCGCCCCGATTTTGTGTGGGCGGATGTGGTAGCGAAGGCGGTGGCGGAGGAGCCACCCGGTACTCTGCTGGTGCTGATAACCGCCGCGGCGGACCCGAGTTTACCCCCGCTCCTGGACGCTTGCGTCCGCAAGCAGATGCAGGTTGTGCTTTTGCTGCCAAATGTGCCTGCGCTGGACAGGCAGGGTGGTGTGCGTGATGCCCTGCATGACGGGGAGTTCCTGCGTGCCCTGTCCGTGCCTCACGTGAATGTCATTCCCCTGCATCCGGGAGGTGGCTCATGACGGAAACACACACCCCGCGCGAGAGAGACAACCCCAGCGTCTGGATGTATGTGTCGGGGCTGGCAGTGGCGTACTCCGGCTTGCTGGCGGCGCGGATTGTGATTGAGGACGTTCGTTTTACCAGCATGCTACTGCTGCTGGTGCTGGGCGGCTTTGTGTTCAGCTTTATCGCCAGGCAGCTGGGCTGGTTCAACCTGTCGCCCGGGCTGTTCGTGCGATGGCTGTTCGCGGGGTTAATTGTGTATGCCCTGTTCAGCTTCTGGACGCAGGGATGGGTCATGCCTTCCGATGTAGAGACCACCTACGGCGGCACCGCCATCGCTTTCCTGTGCTGGCTGGTGGTGTTCATCTCGTTCATGCTGGCATCGGATGAGCATGTGTTGTTTGTGGCAGTGCCGGTCATCGCCTTGCTGGGGGTGACCGCGCCCGCGTTGACCTCCTATCAGGCGTTCTGGTTATTCACCATGTTCCTGGGCAACACCGCCTTCTTGCTGGCGCATGAGAACTTCCGGCGCGTGTACCGCACGGCGAAGCCCAATGCCCTGCTGTTGCGCGGGCAGATAGTCGTGGCGGTGGCATGTGGAGCGCTGGCGGCGTTGACGGGGGTGCTGGTTGGATTGACGCTGAAGGATACCACTGTCCGTCTGAGCGGACAAGCCCTGCCGGCAGGTCTCAGCACCCCGGCCAGTAACAGTGTCTCCAGCTCGTTCAACCAGCCGGCAATCCTGGTGGGTTCGGGACCCGTATCGCTGAGCGAACAGCCGGTGCTGGAGGTGCAAAGCGACGAGCCGCTTCTGTGGCGCGGCAGTGTCTATGTCCGCTACACAGGGCGCGGCTGGGCGAACCCGCGATATGGCTTCTTCGGACGAGACCTGTTCAATGTGGATATGCCATTCGCGGAGATGCCTGAGCGACGCGACGGTTTGTATACGCTGCCGGTGCCCCCGGTCTCGCCGGAGCCGATACGCTACCGCGAGGTCAAGCAACGGTTCAAACTGTTGAGCGGAGCGGCGAACGTGATCTATGGGGCTGCTCAGCCCGTGCTCGTCCGGTTCCCGACCATGGCGGTGCGTGTGGACGCCGGAGGATGTCTGCAAAGTTATTACGGTTACCGCGCCGGGGCCGAGTATGAGGTGGTGTCGCGCGTACCCGATGCCACCCCCGAAGACCTGCGTCAGTCCCCTGCGGCGACGCCGCTGGATGTCGGGGCTTTCTATTTCGACGCGCCGCCCAATCCTCGATTGCAGAACCTCGTTCGGGACCTCACCGCAGGACTTACCAATAACTACGACAAAGTGATGGCGCTGAAGGCTTATATCGAGTCGACCTGCAAGTATAACCTGAATGCGCCAGCGGTGCCAATGGGCAGGGATGCGGTGGATTTCTTCCTGTTCGATTCGCGGGAGGGCTATTGCGACCTGTTTTCCTCTGCGCTGGCGGTGCTGGCGCGCTACGCGGGTATCCCCTCGCGCGTGGCAACGGGGTTCATCACGGGCGACCAGCAGCCCGACGGCAAGTATATCGCCAAAGAGAAGCATCGCCATCAGTGGACGGAGATTTACTTCCCCGGCTGGGGCTGGATTGCCTTTGACCCCACCGAAGGCGCGCGCAACGTGACGGAAGACCCGAATCAGCGGGGAGGCCGCCTATCGTGGCAGGCTCTCGTGCAGCGATACGGCTATTTGCCGTGGGCGTTGCTGTTCGGGGCTATCGGTCTGCTGCTGTTCGCGGCGGTCAATGAGGTTCTTGGGCGTCGTTCATCTGCTGCCTCTGCCTCGCGCATCGTGCGTGCGTATCTGCGGGCGGTGCAGCTGCTGCACAGGGCAGGGGTTCCTCGCGCCGAGTGGATGACCCCCTCCGAGTACGCCTCGCGTGTGCAGAAAGCCCTGCCCGATGCGGCGCTACCTGTGTGGGGACTGACGCGCCTGCTGGAGCGCAGCGAATACGGAAAAGGCATCGACGAGGCAGAGGTGGAGCAGGCGGAACGCTACCTGCAGCAGATCCGCGCCGTGCTGAAGCGTCAGAACAGGTGGTGGCGTCGCGAGTGGCGAAATAGCAATCGCTATCTCTGAACATGGAGGTATCGCCGTGGAAGTCATTCGTGTGGGCGTAGTCGGCGCGGGAGCCAATACCGTTGAAAAGCATATCCCCAATTTGCAGGCGATAGAGGGTGTGGAGATTGTCAGCGTGTGCAACCGCACGCGCGAGTCTTCGGAGCGTGTCGCCAGGCATTTCAACATCCCCAAAGTCTACGATAACTGGCGCGAGCTGGTGGACGCGCCCGATACCAATGCCATTGTGATAGGCACGTGGCCCTACATGCACTGTCCTGTGACGCTCGCCGCCCTGCAGGCAAACAAGCACGTGATGACCGAGGCGCGCCTGGCGATGAACCTGCGGGAGGCCCGGCAGATGCTGGAAGCGGCGAAGATGCGCCCCCATCTCGTGGTACAGGTCGTGCCTTCGCCGTTCACACTGAGAGTCGACAACACCATCAAGCGCCTGATCGCGGAGGGGTATCTGGGCGAGGTGCTGGCGATAGAGGTGCGGGCGGGAGGCACTTTCATCGACCGCGATTCCCCCCTGCACTGGCGGCAGGATTTCGACCTCAGCGGTTTCAACACCATGACGCTGGGCATCTGGTATGAAGCAGTGATGCGCTGGGTGGGCGAGGCGAAGCGAGTCACCGCTCTTGGCAAGACCTTCGTGCCGATGCGCAGGGATGCTTCGGGCAACCTGAAGGCGGTGCGTATCCCCGACCATCTGGAGGTGGTGGCGGAGATGGTGTGCGGCGCTATCGCGCATTTTCAGATTTCCGCCGTCACCGGTTTGGCGGGCGGACCCGAAGTGTGGCTCTTCGGCAGCGATGGCACGTTGCGCCTTGCAGACGGCAGGCTGTTTGGCGGCAGGCGAGGCGATAGCTCTCTCACCGAAATCCCCATTCCTCCCGAAGAAGAGGGCAAATGGCGGGTGGAAGAGGAGTTCGTCAACGCCATCCGCGGCAAGGAGAAGATTAAACTCACCACCTTCGAAGACGGTGTGAAGTATATGGAGTTCACCGAAGCCGCCATCCGCAGTATGGCGGAAGGCAGGACGGTCGCTATCGGTGACCTGTTATAATGGCGGGGCAGGATGGCAGTCAGCGCAACGGATTTCTTGCATCGGGGCGTTGGGAAGACGCCCGCGCGCGTCTATCTGGTGCATGGCAGGGAGGAGGGGCAGAAGCACGTCGTTCTGCAACGCCTGCGCGACGAACTGGTTACTGAGGAGTTCGACCGGGCACACCTCGATGCACAGGAGGCAGACCTGTCCACCATCCTTGCCGAGACGATGAGCATTCCTGCCTTTTCCCCCCGTCGGGTGGTCTTCGTTCGGGGCGTTCAGCACCTCAAAAGCGCGGATATCGATAGCCTCGTGGACGCCATCCCCCGCCTGCCCGACAGCACCTGTTTGGTGCTGTACACCCACGCCGAGAGTGAAGAGGAAGACAGGAAGGGAACTGCCGTGCCTGCGAAACTGCTGAACGCTGTGGACAAACAGGGAGTGGTCATCGAGTGCAAACCCCTGTCCTCGGCGGGTTTTGTGGGCTGGCTGGACGCGCGGCTGAGGGAGTCGGGAAAGGAGATGACTCCTGACGCGAAGGAACGTTTTACCTTCCTGACCGCTGCCAACACCGCTGCTGCAGAGCCGGAACTGGCAAAGCTGCTGTGGTTTGTGGGCGAGCGGACGGTTATAGGGCGCGAGGATGTGGAGGCTGTGGTCAGCCGCACGGTCGAGGCGCAGGTGTTCAAGCTCGTGGACGCCATTGCGCTGGGCGATGCGGCGTCGGCGATGCGCTTACTGCAGGATGTGCTTTCTTCAGGAGGGCGGGCGGAAGGTGTGGTGCCCCGTCTGATGGTGCTGATCGCCCGCCAGTTTCGCTTATTGTGGCAGATGCGCCTCCAGATAGAGTATCGTGAGCAGGCGCAACAGTGGTTCCCTTCCGACCCGAATCTGGCGCAGCTGCTTGCCAGACAACGCTTTCTGGAGAAGAGCCTGCGCGAGCAGGCAAACCGGCTGTCGCTGCAGGAGCTGCAACAGGCCTTTGACCGCCTGCATCAGGCGGATCGTATGCTGAAGGGAATAGACGAAGGGGATAACGACGCTCGCAGAGTGTTCGAGCGGCTGGTGGTTGACCTGTGTGGCTTAAAAGCAACCACTACGCGCCGCTCGATGCTGTCTGCTGCTGTGCCAGATATTGGTTGACGAAACGCATCAGGCGCGATTTGCGCCGCGCTGCCTGGTTCTTGTGGATGATACCGCGCTCGGCGGTTTTGTCTATCGCACTGCACGCCTGCGCCAGCGCCTTGCGGATGGCTTCGATATCGCCACTCGCAGCTGCCGCCTTCGCCTTCTTGATGAAAGTCTTCATCGCCGACTTGGCAGACTTGTTGCGCAGGCGACGCTTCTCATTGCGCTTAATGTCCTTGATGGACGATTTCAGGTTTGCCAACCTTGCTTCCGACCTCCCCCTTTGAGCAGTAAAAAATGGAGGCGCCGGCCGGAATCGAACCGGCGAATAGCGGTTTTGCAGACCGCCCCCTTAGCCACTTGGGTACGGCGCCTCGCCCTTTTGCAACATCATTATACTGAATCCATCCGTAATTTGCAAGATGTGCTGAGGGGTTTATGGCTCGGCGGGATCTTCGTGTCCTCCAGGCGGTATCCGGCGAATTATGGGACGCCCCCTGTTCCTCGTTAACAGACCTGATAACACAGTGGTAGCATACTGTTCGACGCAGAAAATCGGTCACCAGCGCAAATCCGAACAAGCGGAAGGCAAGGTGTTGTACAAATGGAGAGCAGTATCGTTATCGACCTCGACCCGGAGACGGCAGCGCGCTTGCGCGAGGAAGCAAAAAGGCGTGGTGTTCCTCTGCCACAGTACATCTCAGACCTTTTGCGCCACCGGGCGCTTGTAGAGTGGCCGGCAGATGTCTTGCAGCTGGCAGGCACTTGGACCGACTTCCCCGATCCGGAAGAGCTTCGCGCACACCTCACACAGGGGGGCGCATGTCAAACACAATCACCTCCTGCTGGCTCTCCAGTAGATGCGCTGTGTGCTCGCTGAAATCTACCCGCCAGCCTGCTTGCTCCATTTTCACCATAAACTCCCATGCGGTATCGCGCCACGGGTCGGCGAGCCATACGCGCCCGTGTGTGCGAACGCACCTCGTCAGCACGCGGCGCAGGGCGTCGTGGAGGCGACGCTCGTACAGCACGTCCGCCGCGATGACCACCTCAAAGGGTTCCACCTCGGGAAAGTGTCGCCAGTCGGCGAGCAGGGTGGTAACGCCTGTAATGCCGTTCTGCTGCGCATTCCACAGGGCGAACTCCAGCGCATCGGGTTGGTAATCGTTCAAAGTGACCTCCGCCCCCAGCCAGCGCGCCACCAGCCCGCACAGCCCGAGCCCAGTGCCCAGTTCCAACACCCGTTTACCCCGAATCTGCTCGCGACGCTCGCACAGAAACTCACACAGCCCCACTGCCGCGTGCCACGGTACCGCCCAAAAAGGAATGTCGTCGGCGGAGGTACTTTCGGTAAGCAGGTCATCCACACTGCGCACGGCAGTAATCCGAAACGTTCGCCGGCAGAGTGGGATGGACAGGGTATGGGTGGGGTAGCGCAAAATGGCGGATGTCACCCGACGCGCGCCTCCGGGCTCTGCGTGTTCAGGTGCGCTCTACCGGCGAAGATGTCGCGGATGACCTCCTCTGCCTCCACCTCGTCGATCACGATATCCACCACCGGCAGTTCGGAAAGCACCTGTGCCGCAATCTGCGTGGTGCGCACGCGAGGAACTTCAATCACCGCGCGCAGTTCGTCCATGCTGCACACCGCGCCGAATCGCTCCAGTTGCTCACGGGCAACAGGACGGTCAAAGGTGAGCTTCAGCAGCTTGCTATCCGAGTACTGCTCCACCAGGGTTTGGAGTGTATTATCGAAGATA is part of the Bacillota bacterium genome and encodes:
- a CDS encoding DUF58 domain-containing protein produces the protein MTEQSQMQQATPGYHGVKVLAAVLASLCILTVAMTLGLGHLYMMAVATAMVPLLSYSLGKRMLRGLEVRREVADVAWDGQAVAVKVHVHNRSATPKYFLQARDNLPEQAELAEGDGVIPLAVPARGTQTAEYQVRFQRRGRYTLGPMNIRATDPLGMFFFEHRLREQTEVLVLPSPLSLPQMNMIRGATFTAGGLHSAPVRGDSVEFLGIREYVPGDPLRRVDWKHSARHGDLFVRDFERFTQSEVCVLLDCSAGLRHLPNSFEVMVKAASGALHQAYAGGLPFRMLVGLPEVDGLPARCSAERLYECLYRLAEITPRPDFVWADVVAKAVAEEPPGTLLVLITAAADPSLPPLLDACVRKQMQVVLLLPNVPALDRQGGVRDALHDGEFLRALSVPHVNVIPLHPGGGS
- the rpsT gene encoding 30S ribosomal protein S20, producing the protein MANLKSSIKDIKRNEKRRLRNKSAKSAMKTFIKKAKAAAASGDIEAIRKALAQACSAIDKTAERGIIHKNQAARRKSRLMRFVNQYLAQQQTASSGA
- a CDS encoding MoxR family ATPase; its protein translation is MPEPTAELLRRIVDEVEKAIVGKRQVVELAVLTLLCDGHLLIEDIPGVGKTTLAKALARSIGGKFRRIQFTPDLLPADVTGTNVFNPKTLGFELHPGPVFANVVLADEINRATPKTQSSLLECMEERQVTIDGVSHPLPRPYFVIATQNNVEMLGTYPLPEAQMDRFFMRLSLGYPSQQDEVFILDRQQQEHPLQHVQQVTEPEQIVDAQQAVRTVFVHDAVRHYIVSLVNATRRHPHVQLGASPRGSLNLMHAAQAYAVLQGRDYVLPDDVKAVAVAVLSHRLILKPEARVRGVSAEQVVSEVLQQVAVPLGVRAQK
- a CDS encoding methyltransferase domain-containing protein: MTSAILRYPTHTLSIPLCRRTFRITAVRSVDDLLTESTSADDIPFWAVPWHAAVGLCEFLCERREQIRGKRVLELGTGLGLCGLVARWLGAEVTLNDYQPDALEFALWNAQQNGITGVTTLLADWRHFPEVEPFEVVIAADVLYERRLHDALRRVLTRCVRTHGRVWLADPWRDTAWEFMVKMEQAGWRVDFSEHTAHLLESQQEVIVFDMRPPV
- a CDS encoding response regulator, producing the protein MYRILVIDDEEEVRHALQRRLQREGYQVDVAEGETDGIEKIKQASPAYDVVITDMAMENPDSGVRILEAALAHDLFSEVIVLTAYGNVANAVECMRRGAFDYVEKNIPGVDVYELLVLKIEQALERRRSAVNTLRRMEEITRRLTSSMRRGD
- a CDS encoding DUF3488 and transglutaminase-like domain-containing protein; this encodes MTETHTPRERDNPSVWMYVSGLAVAYSGLLAARIVIEDVRFTSMLLLLVLGGFVFSFIARQLGWFNLSPGLFVRWLFAGLIVYALFSFWTQGWVMPSDVETTYGGTAIAFLCWLVVFISFMLASDEHVLFVAVPVIALLGVTAPALTSYQAFWLFTMFLGNTAFLLAHENFRRVYRTAKPNALLLRGQIVVAVACGALAALTGVLVGLTLKDTTVRLSGQALPAGLSTPASNSVSSSFNQPAILVGSGPVSLSEQPVLEVQSDEPLLWRGSVYVRYTGRGWANPRYGFFGRDLFNVDMPFAEMPERRDGLYTLPVPPVSPEPIRYREVKQRFKLLSGAANVIYGAAQPVLVRFPTMAVRVDAGGCLQSYYGYRAGAEYEVVSRVPDATPEDLRQSPAATPLDVGAFYFDAPPNPRLQNLVRDLTAGLTNNYDKVMALKAYIESTCKYNLNAPAVPMGRDAVDFFLFDSREGYCDLFSSALAVLARYAGIPSRVATGFITGDQQPDGKYIAKEKHRHQWTEIYFPGWGWIAFDPTEGARNVTEDPNQRGGRLSWQALVQRYGYLPWALLFGAIGLLLFAAVNEVLGRRSSAASASRIVRAYLRAVQLLHRAGVPRAEWMTPSEYASRVQKALPDAALPVWGLTRLLERSEYGKGIDEAEVEQAERYLQQIRAVLKRQNRWWRREWRNSNRYL
- a CDS encoding GAF domain-containing protein, yielding MSKQQQYRQALQQLGKVARQAVSQPDIDRFLDYALEEGMKLVGGFRAFIALVDDDAGELVIHSALGPGWDEEKRQRRLQVAQEEGKGITGYVAATQRPYCTGDVNHDPHYLKFFEDVVSELAVPIVDAYGRTRGVINIESDQPDAFDEEDVSSVALLADLCLTALTLHQSRVRQEALVQIGNELSTSEDLDDLMRTVLDVAAKVLRFEDCSVFLIDDDQKRLILAASSGALKEQVGKVSYPLGEGLTGWVAQHGEAVRTANPREDPRWRGIAIEMPVEQIGAFLAVPVWGRERTIGVIRVVRRRSLAPWFDNCFTDDELEVLSAIGSQLGSAIESLNMRHRLVQTERMAAWGEMSAKAAHMIGNRTFAIKGDLNEVEYLLQQPEVNREELTELIGSIRRGISRLEEILHEFRDFVMATHLSTGVDNVNNIIAQTVAEIFPRRGPVELKLELDSRLPDIRCDAVKLKRCFAEMIENSLSFQPEGGELFIRTGLVDSRALPVRLGVARNKQFVHVQFCDKGPGVPADIKEKIFQPFFSSRVKGMGLGLSIVKGIVEAHRGFVYEDGVPGKGACFHILLPVNGKPSGEQTDVKER
- a CDS encoding Gfo/Idh/MocA family oxidoreductase; its protein translation is MAVEVIRVGVVGAGANTVEKHIPNLQAIEGVEIVSVCNRTRESSERVARHFNIPKVYDNWRELVDAPDTNAIVIGTWPYMHCPVTLAALQANKHVMTEARLAMNLREARQMLEAAKMRPHLVVQVVPSPFTLRVDNTIKRLIAEGYLGEVLAIEVRAGGTFIDRDSPLHWRQDFDLSGFNTMTLGIWYEAVMRWVGEAKRVTALGKTFVPMRRDASGNLKAVRIPDHLEVVAEMVCGAIAHFQISAVTGLAGGPEVWLFGSDGTLRLADGRLFGGRRGDSSLTEIPIPPEEEGKWRVEEEFVNAIRGKEKIKLTTFEDGVKYMEFTEAAIRSMAEGRTVAIGDLL
- the holA gene encoding DNA polymerase III subunit delta, which gives rise to MAVSATDFLHRGVGKTPARVYLVHGREEGQKHVVLQRLRDELVTEEFDRAHLDAQEADLSTILAETMSIPAFSPRRVVFVRGVQHLKSADIDSLVDAIPRLPDSTCLVLYTHAESEEEDRKGTAVPAKLLNAVDKQGVVIECKPLSSAGFVGWLDARLRESGKEMTPDAKERFTFLTAANTAAAEPELAKLLWFVGERTVIGREDVEAVVSRTVEAQVFKLVDAIALGDAASAMRLLQDVLSSGGRAEGVVPRLMVLIARQFRLLWQMRLQIEYREQAQQWFPSDPNLAQLLARQRFLEKSLREQANRLSLQELQQAFDRLHQADRMLKGIDEGDNDARRVFERLVVDLCGLKATTTRRSMLSAAVPDIG